Proteins encoded within one genomic window of Entelurus aequoreus isolate RoL-2023_Sb linkage group LG26, RoL_Eaeq_v1.1, whole genome shotgun sequence:
- the ip6k2b gene encoding inositol hexakisphosphate kinase 2b, giving the protein MSPALEALMQADGTPYSGKGVMLEPFVHQVGGHSCVLRFGEQTICKPLIPREHQFYKSLPAEMRKFTPQYKGVVSVSFEEDEGGNLCLVAYPLHSESGDLENKDPSTDCEPRSKMLKWSNKKQSPLHLENDNYSKDRARQIRKDDKKMSYRDDVQVQQQAEVLYLSLEKGNMVQQIKHNPWSLKCHQQHLQRMKENAKHRNQYKFILLENLTWRYTVPCVLDLKMGTRQHGDDASEEKKANQIRKCQQSTSSSIGVRICGMQVYQSDSGQLMFMNKYHGRKLNLTGFKEALYQFFHDGRRLRRELLCPVLRRLREMQAALEACESYRFYSSSLLIIYDGDLPRTPSRPRHRGGEEGDEDELSDEEEEEEEEEEEGAFGFPRSSSAGCSSGGPGGSSSNSSSSSTRSAHITAEASSPAVDVRMIDFAHTTCRHYGEDSVVHEGQDSGFIFGLQNLITIISQLEDHSTD; this is encoded by the exons ATGAGTCCCGCTCTGGAAGCCCTCATGCAGGCGGACGGGACTCCCTATTCCGGCAAAGGGGTGATGCTGGAGCCCTTCGTGCACCAGGTGGGGGGCCACTCCTGCGTCCTGCGCTTCGGCGAGCAGACCATCTGCAAGCCGCTCATTCCCCGGGAGCACCAGTTCTACAAGAGCCTCCCCGCGGAAATGAGGAAGTTCACCCCGCAGTATAAAG gcGTCGTGTCCGTCAGCTTCGAAGAAGACGAGGGAGGGAACCTGTGCCTTGTCGCTTACCCTCTCCACAGCGAATCGGGCGACCTGGAAAACAAGGACCCTTCCACCGACTGTGAGCCCAGGAGCAAGATGCTGAAGTGGAGCAACAAAAAGCAGTCCCCTCTGCACCTGGAGAACGACAATTACAGCAAAGATCGGGCTCGACAGATCCGCAAAGACGACAAAAAAATGAG TTACCGGGACGACGTGCAGGTGCAGCAGCAGGCGGAGGTTCTGTACTTAAGCCTGGAGAAGGGAAACATGGTGCAGCAGATCAAACACAACCCCTGGAGCCTCAAATGTCACCAGCAGCACTTGCAGAGGATGAAGGAGAACGCAAAGCACCGGAACCAATACA AGTTCATCCTCCTGGAGAACCTGACATGGCGCTACACAGTACCGTGTGTCTTGGACTTGAAGATGGGCACCCGCCAGCACGGCGATGACGCGTCGGAGGAGAAGAAGGCCAATCAGATCCGCAAGTGTCAGCAAAGCACGTCATCCTCCATCGGAGTGCGGATATGTGGCATGCAG GTCTACCAGTCAGATTCCGGCCAGCTCATGTTCATGAATAAATACCACGGCCGCAAGTTGAACCTCACCGGCTTCAAGGAGGCCCTCTACCAGTTTTTCCACGACGGGCGTCGTCTGCGCCGCGAGCTGCTGTGCCCGGTGCTGCGGCGTCTGCGGGAGATGCAAGCTGCCCTGGAGGCCTGCGAGTCCTACCGGTTCTACTCCAGCTCCCTGCTCATTATCTACGACGGAGATCTTCCCAGAACCCCCTCCCGACCGAGACACCGCGGCGGAGAGGAGGGCGATGAGGACGAGCTGTCGgacgaagaggaggaggaggaggaggaggaggaggaaggggccTTTGGATTCCCGCGCTCGTCCTCCGCCGGCTGCAGCTCTGGGGGGCCCGGAggcagcagcagcaacagcagcagcagcagcacccgCTCCGCCCACATCACAGCGGAGGCCAGCAGCCCGGCAGTGGACGTGCGCATGATTGACTTTGCACACACGACTTGCCGCCACTACGGCGAGGACAGCGTTGTGCACGAGGGCCAGGACAGCGGGTTCATCTTTGGACTGCAGAACCTCATCACCATCATCTCCCAGCTGGAGGATCACAGCACTGACTGA